Genomic DNA from Dethiosulfovibrio peptidovorans:
TCATCGTCGAGACCACGACAATGATCGCCAGCGGATTTGGTGGAGTGAATCTGGAGGACATAGCTGCCCCCCGATGTTTCGAAATTGAGCGGAAGCTCAAAGAGCGTCTCGATATTCCAGTGTTCCACGACGATCAGCATGGAACGGCCGTCATCGTTTTGGCGGGGCTTCTGAACGCCCTTGAGGTCGTGGGCAAGGCCATAGAGGGCGTCAAGATCGTCGTGAACGGTGCTGGAGCCGCCGGTATCGCCATCTGCAAACTTCTTCAGTCCGTGGGGGTTGGACGAATCGTCCTGTGTGATCGCTCTGGGGCTATCTACAGCGGCCGGGAAACTAACATGAACTGGATCAAGGAGGAGATGGCCCGAGTGACCAACAAGGATAGGGAGTCAGGAGCCCTGACCAAGGTCGTGGCCGGAGCCGATGTCTTTCTGGGAGTTTCGGGGCCGGGGCTGGTAACGCCGGACATGGTCCGATCCATGGCTTCCGATCCAATCATCTTCGCCATGGCCAACCCCACACCCGAGATCTATCCTGACGATGCTCGTGCCGCAGGGGCTGCTGTCGTGGCCACGGGGCGAAGCGACTTTCCCAACCAGATCAACAACTGTCTCGGATTCCCAGGGATCTTCAGAGGTGCTCTTGACGTTCGAGCCCGGGACATAGATGAGTCAATGAAACTGGCTGCGGCCTATGCCCTGGCAGGTCTTGTTTCCCGTACGGAACTGTCCCCGGAGAGGATTATCTCTGAGGCTTTAGACGAGAGGGTCGTTCCGGCAATAGCCGAGGCAGTGGCCCAGGCTGCCCGTAAAGCGGGTTTGGCTCGGGACTAGCTTTATTGTATTATGTGGAAGGGGAGAAAGCTACGACAAACCAGTCCGATACAAAGTTCACCATCAATGTGGCCGTTCTCTCGGCTGTGAAACGTATGGAACTCACGCCCTTTGCTGGCCAGATCTCGTCCGGCCTTGGCGGGATTCTCATACTCATTCTGGTGAGTCTGCTGCTTCCCATTTGGGGTGGGTAAAAGATATTCGAGAGAAAGGCACCGGTGGCCATGGGGTTCCCGGTGCCTTTTTTAGTACGTATTGAAATAAGGGGGCTAGAAGAGCTGTGCTCGAATCCCTCAAATGCTATAGAAAACAGCCTCATAGCCCGAGTTGGCGCCATCATCGGAAGCCGTAGCGGCGTGGCATCTGGAGCATCTCTGATGGCAGTGCTCCACCTGGTTCGAACTTGGATGCCTATGGTTGTGGAGCAAATTACCACAATCAATACCCCCATAAGACCAGTTGGTACAACTTAAGACATCTTCCTTGGAAATGCATCCTGTGCCATAGCCTAGTTCGTGAAAGCTCTCTCCCAAAGAGAGCCTCTCCGGGTTGAGTTTCCCTGGAGGTCATCCAAGAGCTCATGAGGTATGAAGAGTCGTGATATTCTTGCTTTTTGGGGAGGGAACGGATCGCGAGAACTACTTTATATATTCTCTTGTGATCTGTGTCCTACGGTTTGTCGATGTCGTCAGGTGTCAGGGTCACGAGCTCAAGGTTTTGGGTTCGACGGTAGTGATTGGAGACCATGTAAATGACGTATCCGACGGCGAAGAAAATGACCAAGGATAAATAGCCGCCGGCGTCGAGCTCCATACATGAACCCGCAATGATCCAGATCGATATAATCAAACCGATGACGAACAGAATGGTGCCACCTGGTGCACGGAAGGGACGAGGCCACTCGGGATGGATCCTGCGAAGGCGCATAACGTCCATGCATGCGATGAAATAAACGATCCCGGCAGCGATACAGGAGATGGCGTAGATGTACTGGACCCAGTTCTCACCGGTAAAGAGACAGAAAAACACGGAAAACAGGTAGACTATCACGTTTGAGAAGAACGGCTGACCGTGGCGATTGACTTTCATAAAGCTCTTGGGGAGCTGGTTCAATTGAGCAGCTCCGTAAAGCACTCTAGCGCTGGAGGTCCAAAACCCCATAAGAGTTGTAAAGGCATGCATGAGTCCCGAGACGATGGCCAGAATTCCTATAATTTTCGGGAGTCCGTAAAGGTCGACCAACTCGGGTTCTGGCATGTTCATTTCGGCTATCTGATGCCATGGTGCCATGCCTCCGATAGCCAACGTTATGAAACAGTAGAGAATTGCCGGTATGAACAAGGCTGCAAGGATGATTTTCCATATTTTGCTGGGAGGGAAGTTCGTCTCCTCTATGAGAGTGGGTGTCATCTCGAATCCTATGAATTTAAGGGAGAAAATGGCCATGGCGATGAAAATTCCCGCCCCGCCCTTTGGAAAGAACCCCTTTTCCAGAGTTATGTTCTCCATGCTCCAGTGCCCGCTTAATAAAAAACTCATCCCCACCAGGATGGAAATGACGACCATCGAGAAAAAAAAGAAATTGGAGAGATTCCCCGTGAGGCTGATATTGTAGTTGGAGAGGAAAAACCAGATTGTTACCGAGGCAATAGCGACGAACATCATAGCTTGCCCTGAGAGGGGGTAGAAGTGATTGATAGCCGTGGCAAAAATAAAGGCCATCATCGGCGGTTCAACCACCTGGATCAGAAACATCATCCATTGAGTCGCAAACCCCATAGTGTTGCCGTAAGCGTTGGTCGTCCATACGTCCACCCCTGCTGCGAACGGAAGCATAGCTGCCAGCTCACCGAAAGCCAGACCTACGGGAATGAGGAGCACTGCCAGAACTGGGAACAAAAAGCCAGCTCCGGCTCCAGTGGTGCTGAACCAATAGGGAGCTTCCGCCAGCCACCCTCCGATGACTGCGCCAGATGATATGGCGATCATCTGCATGAAGCTGAGGTTCCTGTTGAGCTTATTGCCGCCCATTGAAAACACCTCCTTATAAGTTTTTCAACACTTCGTCGGTATTTATGACGTGACAGTAGATGTTGTTGAGGACTTTGAGCTCGTGTTCCTGGATCTCCTGGGTGGCAGCAGCGCATGCATCCTCAATGAGCCAGACGGAAAAGCTTTCGTCGGCCAGGCTGCGCACAGTTCCTGAGACGCACTGATCGGTGAAGACCCCCGTAACGACCACACTTTGAATGCCACAATTATGGAGCATGAGACGAAGAGACGTACCACTCACCGCGCTGTCGGTAGTTTTCATCACCACGATCTCGTCCTTGATTGGGGACAAGGAGGGGGTGATTTCGGCTTCCGGAGAGCCCATGGGAAGTAGAAGTTCGTTGAAGCCAGTGGCTTTCTGGTCTATAGAGCGATCTCGCCCGTCCGCTAGTTGGCTGGTGATTCTGGCATGACAGACCAACATACCCTTCTCCCTAAAGGCAGCCAGCAAATGTTGGTTATTTGGCAGGACCACGGAATCGATCCGATTATAAAATGGTTCCCATTTGGCGTAGTAGGCCCGCTTTCGTTCACTCATTCCCTTGGTCTTGGGGCGGTTCAAGAAATAATTCTGCATGTCGACGATAAGAAGAGCGGTTCGATCCCTTTCGAAAGAGATCTCCCCATAGTCATCGTCCAGCTCATAGTAGAACGAACAATAGCGGTCGTTGATTTTCATGGTGTTTCTCCCTCCTTCGTGTTTAGGTTTGCCAACAAGGCCTTCTTCTTAATTCTATTCGTCACAAAAATCGATGATCAATAGTTCAAAACGACTTTTTTGTCCACCTTTTCTCTCATAAAAGACGGTTTTGCACAGAGAGTTGTCGATTTTATACGCTAATCAGCTTGGGACAAGCGCGTACAATTTTCACAGAGAAAGGAGGTACACTTTCATTGAAAGGAATTCTGATCGCCGAGGACGAGACTATCGAGCGGAAGTTCCTCGTTCGGATGGTGGAGGAGAGCGGTCTCTACCGGGTCGTGGGAGCAGCAGAGGATGGGCAGATGGCCGTTGAATTGGCAATGCTTCATCGTCCCGAGCTTGTTCTCATGGACATACGTATGCCTGTATTGGACGGCCTGGAGGCGACCCGTAGAATCAAAAGATATCTTCCTGAGACCATCGTGATTCTGAATTCTGCCTACGCCGAGTTTCAATTTGCTCAAAAAGCTATAGAATTCGGTGTGGATGCGTACCTGGTCAAGCCGTCGTCCAAGGAGGAGATTCTGGAGGTTCTCGCATCTCATCTGGGGGCCAATTTTGAGGACGGGGTCGATGAAGCACGGGACAGGCCGCTCTTTTCCCTTTTTCCTCAGAAGGCGATTGAGGCCTTCGGAGCGGCTCTCGCTTTTGGTGATCGTTATTCTCTGATGAGCTCTATGGAGTCGTTGCGAGAGTACCTTGGTTTTGAGCAGTCATTGGACATATTGAAGATCCAGGTCATCAACGTTATTTTTAACCTAGAAAAAACGTGTTACGATAAGGGAGTCTCGACGGATGTTATCGAATATCTTCAGGGGAGACAGACGATCCTGGATATGTCATATTCCTGGTCCTGCAGGGAGATTCAGACAAAGGCTCTTGCTTTTCTGGAGCGGCTAAGATCGGTCGCGGATGTCCATGTTCGTTCAAGAAGCTCGCCAGTCGAGGTGGTCCATCGTTTCATCGACGAAGATTTTCGAGAATACATTCGGGTTGAAACCCTAGTAAAGAAGGTTTTTCTAAGCCCGGACTACCTCGGGAGACTATATCGGGAACAGATGGGAGAGTCTATCCTTCAGAGCCTCAGACACCGGAGGCTTGAGGAGACCTGTCGTCTTTTGCTCCAAACGGAGCTTCGGATCTATCAGATTGCCGAAAAAGCTGGTTTTAGAAGCATGTCGAGCTTCCATAAGGCCTTTCAGGATGCTTTTGGCATGCCCCCTCAGGCGTGGCGAAAAAAGGAGCGAGGAGATGCTTGATCTGAACGATCTGGTAACCAAAGACCTCCAGCAAAAACTCCAGGAGTCCTTCGCATATGCTACGGGTTTTGGGGTGGTGTTTGTCGACAAGCACGGTCGTCATATAGGAGAAGGAAGTAATTTTACCCGTTTTTGTTCAGCTGTTAACAAGACGCCGCTGGGACGAGAGTGTTGCCGATGTTCCAACGAACAGGCCATATCCATCGGGTTAAGGGAGGATCGGCCCTCCATCTACGTCTGTCATGCTGGTCTGGTCAATATTGAGATTCCCCTGATACTCGACGGAGAATAC
This window encodes:
- a CDS encoding isochorismatase — protein: MKINDRYCSFYYELDDDYGEISFERDRTALLIVDMQNYFLNRPKTKGMSERKRAYYAKWEPFYNRIDSVVLPNNQHLLAAFREKGMLVCHARITSQLADGRDRSIDQKATGFNELLLPMGSPEAEITPSLSPIKDEIVVMKTTDSAVSGTSLRLMLHNCGIQSVVVTGVFTDQCVSGTVRSLADESFSVWLIEDACAAATQEIQEHELKVLNNIYCHVINTDEVLKNL
- a CDS encoding amino acid transporter, whose amino-acid sequence is MGGNKLNRNLSFMQMIAISSGAVIGGWLAEAPYWFSTTGAGAGFLFPVLAVLLIPVGLAFGELAAMLPFAAGVDVWTTNAYGNTMGFATQWMMFLIQVVEPPMMAFIFATAINHFYPLSGQAMMFVAIASVTIWFFLSNYNISLTGNLSNFFFFSMVVISILVGMSFLLSGHWSMENITLEKGFFPKGGAGIFIAMAIFSLKFIGFEMTPTLIEETNFPPSKIWKIILAALFIPAILYCFITLAIGGMAPWHQIAEMNMPEPELVDLYGLPKIIGILAIVSGLMHAFTTLMGFWTSSARVLYGAAQLNQLPKSFMKVNRHGQPFFSNVIVYLFSVFFCLFTGENWVQYIYAISCIAAGIVYFIACMDVMRLRRIHPEWPRPFRAPGGTILFVIGLIISIWIIAGSCMELDAGGYLSLVIFFAVGYVIYMVSNHYRRTQNLELVTLTPDDIDKP
- a CDS encoding NAD-dependent malic enzyme, whose translation is MSDNSIYREALDAHAGAKGKLTIESRIPVRNMHDLAVVYTPGVAEPCRRIHEVPEDVYTYTSKGNMVAVVTDGSAVLGLGDIGPAAGLPVMEGKAVLFKRFAGVDAFPICVGSKDVDVIVETTTMIASGFGGVNLEDIAAPRCFEIERKLKERLDIPVFHDDQHGTAVIVLAGLLNALEVVGKAIEGVKIVVNGAGAAGIAICKLLQSVGVGRIVLCDRSGAIYSGRETNMNWIKEEMARVTNKDRESGALTKVVAGADVFLGVSGPGLVTPDMVRSMASDPIIFAMANPTPEIYPDDARAAGAAVVATGRSDFPNQINNCLGFPGIFRGALDVRARDIDESMKLAAAYALAGLVSRTELSPERIISEALDERVVPAIAEAVAQAARKAGLARD